In Chanodichthys erythropterus isolate Z2021 chromosome 11, ASM2448905v1, whole genome shotgun sequence, a single window of DNA contains:
- the gjd6 gene encoding gap junction protein delta 6, giving the protein MAPSLSGQSSNMKTPVLAGNRAKVDLFQVLYFRRPARRDMTEWTLLKRLLDAVHQHSTMIGRLWLTVMVIFRLLIVAVATEDVYTDEQEMFVCNTLQPGCPNVCYDAFAPISQPRFWVFQIITVSTPSLCFIIYTWHNLSKQPEAEQTKEAYDRSCDSDSCSIKSHKHLGHSLADVLEGIANQSAQKSSQALREIGAPSKGSLGVLSKYYIFHVCFRAVLEVAFVVAQWLLFGFHVPAHFVCTASPCMQRVDCYVSRPTEKTIFLIFMFCVGVFCIFLNFLELNHLGWKMIKKSMLIKDSSWRGYGAINQDSQSIASLTFRDVTSTTSLPTLDLVVDHQPDWICAGNCSTKKDKDTYRGTQSLKGKSQPSKERKSKQRSTEVWI; this is encoded by the coding sequence ATGGCACCTTCGCTCTCTGGCCAGAGCTCTAACATGAAAACACCCGTCCTTGCTGGCAACAGAGCTAAAGTGGATCTATTTCAAGTGCTGTACTTCAGGAGGCCGGCGCGTAGAGACATGACAGAATGGACGCTGCTCAAGCGGCTGCTGGACGCCGTGCACCAGCACTCCACCATGATCGGACGCCTCTGGCTCACGGTCATGGTGATCTTCCGCCTGCTCATCGTGGCCGTGGCGACTGAGGACGTCTACACGGACGAGCAGGAGATGTTTGTCTGCAACACCCTCCAACCGGGGTGTCCCAACGTCTGCTACGACGCCTTCGCCCCCATCTCTCAGCCTCGATTCTGGGTCTTTCAGATCATCACGGTGTCGACGCCTTCTCTATGCTTCATCATCTACACCTGGCACAACTTATCCAAGCAGCCAGAGGCCGAGCAGACGAAGGAAGCGTACGACCGCAGCTGCGACTCGGACAGCTGCTCCATCAAGTCGCACAAGCACTTGGGTCACAGTCTCGCGGACGTCCTCGAAGGGATCGCCAACCAGAGCGCCCAGAAAAGCTCGCAGGCGTTGCGGGAGATCGGCGCTCCGTCCAAAGGCTCCTTGGGAGTCCTTTCAAAGTACTACATCTTCCACGTGTGCTTCCGTGCCGTGCTCGAGGTCGCTTTCGTGGTGGCGCAGTGGCTCCTTTTCGGTTTCCACGTTCCCGCTCACTTCGTGTGCACGGCGTCTCCTTGCATGCAGAGGGTCGACTGCTACGTCTCGCGTCCCACCGAGAAAACCATCTTCCTGATCTTCATGTTTTGCGTGGGGGTTTTCTGCATCTTCCTCAACTTCTTGGAGCTCAATCATCTGGGCTGGAAGATGATCAAGAAGTCGATGCTCATCAAGGACAGCTCCTGGAGGGGATACGGCGCTATAAACCAAGACTCGCAGTCCATAGCCTCTCTGACTTTCAGAGACGTGACCAGCACTACCTCGCTACCTACCCTAGATCTGGTTGTGGACCACCAGCCGGACTGGATCTGTGCTGGGAACTGCTCGACGAAGAAAGACAAGGACACCTACAGAGGAACGCAATCGCTCAAGGGGAAATCGCAGCCGagcaaagaaagaaaatcaaaacaaaggAGCACTGAGGTTTGGATATAA